The following are encoded together in the Chanodichthys erythropterus isolate Z2021 chromosome 16, ASM2448905v1, whole genome shotgun sequence genome:
- the rnf152 gene encoding E3 ubiquitin-protein ligase rnf152: MCNSHVLLSMETLSQSSRLECQICFNYFSQRRRPKLLHCQHTCCSVCLSQMRLSQREIRCPWCRYVTQIPSGLSVSYLPDDPEVLSIISLSHSSEHTPIFIHLPNNGCYLLPVPMDADGALLPGQPACRFGPKSVGVVNVSDGQSLVLGDDTGEEGMEEVKTTAWTGVCTVLLVAFILIFLLGIVLHNMSCVSKRFTIISCG, encoded by the coding sequence ATGTGCAACAGCCACGTTTTATTGTCAATGGAGACCTTGTCCCAGAGCTCCAGGCTTGAGTGCCAAATCTGTTTCAACTACTTCAGCCAACGGCGCCGTCCCAAACTCCTGCACTGCCAACATACCTGCTGCTCCGTATGTCTGAGCCAGATGAGGCTCAGCCAGAGAGAGATCCGCTGTCCTTGGTGTCGTTACGTGACACAGATCCCCAGCGGGCTTTCGGTCTCATATCTTCCCGATGACCCGGAAGTACTCTCTATTATCAGTCTATCTCACTCCTCTGAACACACCCCCATCTTTATACACTTACCTAACAATGGTTGCTACCTGCTTCCCGTCCCTATGGACGCAGACGGGGCGCTGCTGCCTGGACAACCGGCATGCCGGTTTGGCCCTAAAAGCGTTGGGGTGGTAAACGTTTCTGATGGGCAGAGCCTCGTGTTGGGAGATGACACGGGTGAGGAGGGGATGGAGGAGGTAAAGACCACAGCATGGACGGGGGTTTGCACTGTGCTACTTGTGGCgttcattttgatttttcttCTGGGTATCGTGTTGCATAACATGTCCTGTGTGTCCAAACGCTTCACTATTATTTCCTGTGGATGA